One window from the genome of Populus alba chromosome 15, ASM523922v2, whole genome shotgun sequence encodes:
- the LOC118057553 gene encoding probable inactive poly [ADP-ribose] polymerase SRO5, with the protein MEHSPIQVRNTNEITHGFNDFTSQNTPEHSLHNPSNYQSTRSRHSRDQESAVSDSESFSSGVSYNQSPSFNDGLIRLFEGDRVHDLIKQRFVSGLGLLGKKATVVAIHRNTYSGVLEQARMQSFQIIAKAMEKKCGGDANVKFGWYGGTRDEICEIMKHGFSARMIDNSNGLYGSGIYLCPDDSPVECVKKLNVGKDGLRHMLLCRVILGKAEVVHPGSDQYHPSSDEFDSGMDNLSSPKKYIVWSAHMNTHILPEYVISFSAPSSLKGYFRIPESLRKPTSPWMPFPSLISALSKFLPPTATKLIIKYYRAHRAKNISRQELIQQVRKIVGDKLLISVIKSFRTKMLVTSSNLEQTMVPKGVNIGMNHDLRRDGMEELIMQV; encoded by the exons ATGGAGCATTCACCGATTCAAGTCAGAAATACCAATGAAATCACACATGGGTTTAATGATTTTACTTCTCAAAACACGCCAGAACATTCTTTACATAATCCTTCAAATTACCAAAGCACTCGTAGCAGACACTCACGTGATCAGGAATCAGCTGTTTCCGATAGCGAAAGTTTTAGTTCGGGAGTCAGTTATAATCAATCCCCATCATTCAATGATGGGTTGATTCGACTTTTCGAAGGAGATAGAGTTCATGATCTCATTAAGCAAAGATTCGTTTCGGGTTTGGGTTTACTGGGCAAGAAAGCAACAGTTGTTGCCATTCATAGGAATACTTACTCTGGTGTTCTGGAGCAAGCTAGAATGCAATCCTTTCAGATTATTGCGAAAGCAATGGAGAAGAAGTGTGGTGGCGATGCGAATGTCAAGTTTGGTTGGTATGGTGGTACAAGAGATGAGATCTGTGAGATTATGAAGCATGGTTTCAGTGCCCGGATGATTGATAACAGCAATGGATTGTATGGTTCGGGCATTTATCTTTGTCCAGATGATTCTCCAGTTGAATG tGTGAAGAAATTGAATGTTGGTAAAGATGGTCTGCGGCATATGTTGCTTTGCCGTGTTATTCTGGGGAAGGCAGAGGTTGTTCATCCGGGTTCTGATCAGTATCATCCGAGTTCTGATGAGTTTGATTCAGGAATGGACAACTTGTCATCTCCTAAGAAGTATATTGTGTGGAGTGCCCATATGAACACTCATATTTTGCCAGAGTATGTGATAAGTTTCAGTGCTCCTTCTAGCTTGAAAG GGTACTTTAGAATTCCTGAATCTTTGAGGAAGCCAACTTCTCCTTGGATGCCATTTCCTTCTCTTATTTCTGCTCTCTCAAAGTTCTTGCCTCCCACTGCTACCAAGTTGATTATCAAGTATTATAGAGCTCACAGA GCAAAGAATATTTCTAGACAAGAACTGATACAGCAAGTGAGAAAGATTGTAGGGGACAAGCTACTGATTTCAGTCATCAAATCATTTAGAACCAAG ATGCTTGTAACATCAAGCAATTTGGAGCAAACAATGGTTCCAAAAGGAGTCAATATTGGAATGAATCATGATCTGAGGAGGGACGGCATGGAAGAATTGATTATGCAGGTATGA